Proteins from one Chitinophaga oryzae genomic window:
- a CDS encoding TonB-dependent receptor, producing the protein MHYLRVFILGLMGALLLLQPAAYAITPEDGTFSNVLTGKVTDKVTHTVIPGATVYLPDLHVGAAADAQGNYTIKNLPKGKYIVEVHSMGYAAYTETVNVNGTTTRDFELTETLIEKNEVVITGANLATSMKKTPTPISIIRRDVLDQSISTNIIDAIAKVPGVSQLSTGPAISKPFIRGLGYNRVVVVSDGTRQEGQQWGDEHGIEVDDYNVSKIEILKGPASLVYGSDALAGVVNIVPPAPLPQGKIKGNVEANYQTNNGLMAYHADIAGNNNGFSWGAYITQKQAHDYKNKYDGYVFNSRFNNTNYGANIGINKQWGFSRLSFTSFNQHLGLVEGERNEEGRFIKPINDNGNAEEVPVTDSDNKSYSMAVPKQQINHQKLVWDNSLYLHNGGRIGLTLGYQWNNRREFGDPLHPDEPELWLKLQTFNYAAKYYLPEMNGWQTTVGVNGMQQKNEISGEEFLIPAYNLFDIGAFAVTSKTFNRLTLSGGVRFDSRSLRSKSLHLDADGKPATSGEAKFDAFNRNFSNVSGSVGLSYEASDRVVLKLNAARGFRAPNISELAANGVHEGTIKYEYGNQELKPEVSTQIDGGIEFNTQHVSLSANVFYNHINNFIFSRKLVNAAGTDSIPADDNAEGFAAFKYQQANANLYGGELMLDIHPHPIDWLHFENTLSYVRGTALNATDSTKNLPNIPAARWLSELKGKFKKVGGPLRNAYVGVQMDMNFSQNDVFSAYQTETSTGSYTLLNAGLGSEFVNKHNRTLFSLHFAVNNIGDVAYQNHLSRLKYAPVNEVTGRNGVFNVGRNFSVKLAIPIDFK; encoded by the coding sequence ATGCATTATTTGCGTGTATTTATACTCGGATTAATGGGGGCGTTGCTGTTGCTGCAACCTGCCGCCTATGCCATCACTCCCGAAGACGGCACTTTCTCCAATGTGCTCACCGGGAAAGTGACTGATAAAGTTACTCATACTGTCATCCCCGGTGCTACGGTGTATCTGCCGGACCTGCATGTAGGCGCTGCTGCCGACGCACAGGGCAATTATACCATCAAAAATCTGCCGAAAGGAAAATATATTGTGGAAGTACACTCCATGGGCTATGCTGCCTATACAGAGACCGTGAACGTCAACGGTACTACCACCAGGGATTTTGAGCTGACAGAAACTTTGATCGAAAAAAATGAAGTGGTGATCACCGGCGCTAACCTGGCCACTTCCATGAAAAAGACACCTACGCCCATCAGCATCATCCGCCGGGACGTGCTGGACCAGAGCATTTCCACCAACATCATCGATGCGATTGCCAAAGTGCCCGGCGTAAGCCAGCTCTCTACCGGTCCGGCTATCTCCAAGCCTTTCATCCGTGGCCTCGGTTACAACCGCGTGGTGGTTGTCAGCGATGGCACCCGCCAGGAAGGCCAGCAATGGGGCGATGAACACGGTATCGAAGTAGATGATTACAACGTCAGCAAAATAGAAATACTGAAAGGCCCCGCCTCTCTCGTATATGGTTCCGACGCGCTCGCCGGTGTGGTAAACATCGTTCCGCCGGCTCCACTGCCGCAAGGCAAGATAAAAGGAAACGTGGAAGCCAACTATCAGACCAACAACGGGCTGATGGCCTACCATGCTGATATCGCCGGTAATAACAACGGCTTCAGCTGGGGCGCCTACATTACCCAGAAACAGGCGCACGACTATAAAAATAAATACGACGGGTATGTGTTCAACTCCCGTTTCAACAACACTAACTACGGCGCTAACATCGGTATCAACAAACAATGGGGGTTCTCCCGCCTGAGCTTCACTTCCTTTAACCAGCATCTCGGCCTGGTAGAAGGCGAGCGTAATGAAGAAGGTCGCTTCATCAAACCCATTAATGATAACGGTAATGCCGAAGAGGTACCTGTTACTGACAGCGATAACAAGTCGTACAGCATGGCGGTGCCCAAACAACAGATCAACCACCAGAAGCTGGTATGGGACAATAGCCTGTACCTGCATAACGGCGGCCGCATCGGATTGACGCTGGGCTATCAGTGGAATAACCGTCGTGAATTCGGCGATCCGCTGCACCCGGACGAACCGGAACTCTGGCTGAAGCTGCAGACCTTCAACTACGCTGCCAAATATTATCTCCCCGAAATGAACGGCTGGCAGACAACAGTGGGCGTTAACGGTATGCAACAGAAAAATGAAATCTCAGGAGAAGAGTTCCTCATCCCCGCCTACAACCTGTTTGATATCGGCGCTTTTGCAGTTACAAGCAAAACTTTCAATAGGCTCACCCTCAGCGGTGGCGTACGTTTCGACAGCCGCTCCCTGCGCTCTAAATCGCTCCATCTCGATGCTGACGGTAAACCTGCAACATCCGGAGAGGCTAAGTTTGATGCCTTCAACCGCAATTTCTCCAATGTGTCCGGTAGCGTAGGACTCAGCTATGAAGCCAGCGACCGGGTGGTGCTGAAACTGAACGCGGCCCGTGGCTTCCGTGCTCCCAATATCTCCGAGCTGGCCGCCAACGGTGTGCACGAGGGCACCATCAAATATGAATATGGCAACCAGGAGCTGAAACCTGAAGTGAGCACACAGATCGATGGAGGTATTGAGTTCAATACCCAGCACGTTTCACTGTCGGCTAACGTGTTCTATAATCACATCAACAACTTCATCTTCTCCCGTAAGCTGGTAAATGCTGCCGGTACGGACTCTATTCCTGCAGATGATAACGCCGAAGGGTTCGCTGCCTTCAAATATCAACAGGCCAACGCCAACCTGTATGGCGGTGAGCTGATGCTGGATATACACCCGCACCCCATCGACTGGCTGCACTTTGAGAATACGCTTTCATACGTGAGAGGTACCGCGCTCAATGCTACCGATTCCACTAAAAACCTGCCTAATATCCCGGCTGCCAGATGGCTGTCCGAGCTGAAAGGCAAGTTCAAAAAAGTGGGCGGTCCACTGCGGAATGCCTATGTAGGGGTACAGATGGATATGAATTTTTCCCAAAACGATGTGTTCTCGGCCTATCAGACCGAAACATCAACAGGAAGCTATACGCTGCTGAATGCAGGTCTGGGGTCAGAGTTCGTGAACAAACATAACAGGACCCTGTTCTCCCTGCACTTCGCCGTGAACAACATCGGCGACGTTGCCTACCAGAATCACCTGAGCCGCTTGAAATATGCACCCGTGAATGAGGTGACTGGCCGCAACGGGGTCTTTAACGTAGGTCGTAATTTTAGTGTTAAACTGGCTATCCCTATTGATTTTAAATAG
- a CDS encoding DUF5991 domain-containing protein, translating into MQNNHHRYFIVLPLINLFIQGCNSSQVSDKEFWSGHYEWSVSTDEIMNGLEVGTIYEIDANKDSCLFKADGIQYAFNAQCALRTSKDTLLGYFCYDTRGIEQYWNPEVPLFKIFRKDTNYYIISSAILEDTTKTYLVKHTPESEKIQ; encoded by the coding sequence ATGCAAAATAACCATCACAGGTATTTTATCGTATTACCTCTTATTAACCTATTTATTCAAGGGTGTAATAGTTCGCAAGTTTCTGATAAAGAATTCTGGTCTGGGCATTATGAATGGAGTGTGTCAACTGACGAAATTATGAACGGATTGGAGGTTGGTACTATTTACGAAATTGATGCTAATAAAGACAGCTGCCTCTTCAAAGCTGATGGCATCCAATATGCATTTAACGCACAATGTGCACTTCGAACCAGCAAAGACACCTTGCTGGGTTACTTTTGCTACGATACACGGGGTATAGAGCAGTATTGGAACCCTGAGGTTCCCCTCTTCAAAATCTTCAGAAAAGACACCAACTATTACATCATTTCCAGTGCTATTCTGGAGGACACGACGAAAACCTATCTGGTAAAACATACCCCGGAAAGCGAAAAAATTCAATAG